The Lepeophtheirus salmonis chromosome 3, UVic_Lsal_1.4, whole genome shotgun sequence genomic interval tttggatttgagCAAAACGTTGCAGCtccaaaatccatagatattagTCTTCTGCTACCTTGGACGTGTGAGAGGAAAGTATTAATCTCTTTGCTGTAATGAAAATTGGCTGATAGAAGGAGATCTTTCTCCAAAATGGTGTCCACTACTCAacgttgttaattttttacccCTGAGAGCATAAAGATAAGGTTTATCCTCCTGGACCTGTTAACAGTACCCCAGGCACTGGCACTGAAAGTTATTTGGAAATAAGGagcaaattttataatagtgacgtcatccgGGTCGTTTCCAACAAAGGGTGCGGGACTGTTTgactttttttgacataatatttttgttatttataaatcccaattttgataaagtattttaataagagaaaaaaaaacttttttttatgatcaaagGCCTTGGTTTCTGATTCTGATTTTATTTGCTTAAATCCGCTCATTTTGTGAGTTAAATTTGGCCTCAACTGAAGGAACTTTATAATCACTCAAAGCAATCTTGTGAGAcgattcatatttaaataaaactacaaaatttCTTTCTTTGGTTGACTCTCTTTTCATACTTAATATATGGATCTTTTTAGCAAGCTTTCTTgacaaatgaatcaaaatttatcaCAATGATGTCTCTAACCTTGTTtgagttgtaaataatttaaggtGCACCCGCCATCTaccatttaaaatcatttttgtgtaTGAAAAATGCAAGTTTTTGGAATTATGCATATACATGCATACTTACACTATGGCATCTGCTTTTGAGGGAGTCTGATACTATAATTAAGGCTGCATCCATCTGTGTgacaaatgtaattttgaaagaagTCAAAATATGGCAAACATGGtgttattattagtgatgggacgatcaATCGAAATCGGAGATTCGGGTGTTTTTGCTGGAATcggcattgggaaaataatgaataatttgtgattccaattcttatttattactggtatttaactaattattacttttttaagttataaacaaaaatagccCACCCcgcaaaaaacaaataaaggaatttttgctttttactagaaaatttaatttttgttaaaaatttccaaaaaaatttaattttcttttaataattatttattcttaaaaaaatttaattgaacaaaaaattaattttttgtgaatatatataatcctgtggacgcccctgaaagCAAAAGGGTATTTTTAGCtatcatttgataaattaaagaattggaattgttaactttttactagaattgcatcagaatcggcatcgggattttttttgggatcATTTCATCACAAGTAATTACCTACATATGTTCattgtacgtacatatatagatatttggATTGTATAGATGTAAATTTTGCGAAATATTAGTGAGGATTATTTCATCACGCActctgttgtttttatttattttttctactgcAGGAGCTGTTATATTAATCGCTCACATTCTTATTTTGCTCGccctctttgtttttttaaattgacaaacTCAAAAGTAAAGGGGTATACAATATGTACCAAGGAATGCGGGACCgtctttttctagttggtaatctgagcatgattctttcttttcataagctgttattatcattaaattctTGAAGActgaacatctaagtataaagtaatccctaGTGCGTGTGATCTTGAAAGGTAGATAATAAGGGTTTATTTTGGAGTTAATTAAGTCCTTGTGGACTCAaagttgaattgaggatcgacgtcaGAGTAATTCCAGGGCTTATGTCcttgatttgtgtttatttcctcacgactgcttgtagctgatctaatagaACAGCATAGCTGCCCTCCAccctaaatattcttcaaatacaCTGAGTTCagctttgatttatttttaaatacaggcAGGTTCATTTTTTATCCATCACTGCGGAAGAGTGTCTTTTGTTTTCCTAAGCTGTAGCCATTATGTTTTAATTCTgaaggagtgaacttccttctctactacatacaattatatacaaaaccggaACGAAAAATTTGTAATCCTGAGGTTATTTTGCTAAGTTctaattgtaagcccttgttcTACACAGTGTAGAATTGTGAATTGTCATCGGtataattcttgcctatgtccatatttatttccttctccccctcttcTTCTTGTgcatagctgatctaataaagcATGATAATAGAGGAGCtaatctcctccaaaatattcttcaaaacgtcaggattaccatgttgattttgtgTTGTAACATGCCTAAAATGctaacaattttcatcactatgtatgaaagtatttatataaatatgtaaacgAGTTAACTAATTGCTTTCTTATTTTGCTTTTGTAATCCGATGCAAGTATTACTCGGATATAGACACGACATAGATCCAAAGTTTAATGCATCCATGTTATTATGAAGAGATAATTTCAACCACATCGTTATCCCTCACTAACATGAAATCAAACAGGGCTTCaaagaaattatcaaatttatttgctAACTACTTACTAGTAACTTATTTTGAGGCTTcttttctaattcttttttatggaaaggttgcgagatacaatataGTCTGTTTCGTGATacacttatattaattattgttatctatgttcaaaatgtatttgaattgaTTATCTTATTCGGTAAATGATTCACGGGAGGAGGGGGGtacgaaataaaaatgttaatacaatttgaaaaggTGTTGGGAGAGGGGGGAGGGGAAGAGTTATTCCAATATATTTGGGGGTCCGTCTCTTATACATATTAgatttattagtaaatttttttttagaaaaataattataaactactCTATTTTAGGTGAGTGTTTTAGTACTATGGTGGAAAGATTTTCTTCTGCTTAAATGGGTAGAATTGCTCAATCCATCATCATTCCGGGGGTTCAAAGAGAAATTTTCATAGACTTGTTtgttatttagtcatttttgtTCGTATGTagttgttttgattttaaaaattatgttgtttAACAGAAAAcagacaaatatttatcataaataaatgtcatGTTTTGCTTCTAGTAGTTTCTTGCTTAGGAAGACAATATTGACAAATGAGACACACTCCCGAGGATTATGtcatgatataatatttatacaagacttattaaaaaatatacttatatatcaCTCAGTGTCgtctttgaaattataattcaatctcATATGTTTTAAAGTCTCATCTTTCTAAGGATATGTTCTGCGTTGGaagaattaacaaataattattttaagtcatTTATCTTTGTAAATTAACTGATTAGCAGACTTAAGATTTGTGAGCAATGGCTCAAAAAATGGttcattttgccttttttttttcgtgtgggaaaattgctcatttttctaaactggtatgaaattaatatagaaaatttggattccagtttaattaaacaatagctttggatgatgtttttttggagggaaaatccACTTCCTTCATAAActtctctttttggaggtaaaactatgtatatgatgaAATGAGGGTTATGATTGCACGATTGAATTTGTGAGGAAATCAAATTCTGACAACATTCATTTAGAGGAAGGAGAAATTTGTCCAAAAATGGAGAAATACTTGTTTTGCAAAATTGCAGAATCCTGATCTTCGATTAATGAAAAAGGTTTGACACATAATAAGTGGTGGGGATGATGAGATTACTCCTTCTAACAAGACTCCTGGAGGTCTCGTCAACTTCAAATTTGATTCAACTACAAATATGGATGTTGAATGGTATTTTAACATGTTTAAATCTACTAAAACTGACCCAAGGCAAAAATTAAcggaataaattttttataaaatcgtaattattaacataaaaaagactcattattgtaaattatccttatataactatattttagttatataacaaattcctcaattttgatatgttgGTGCTCATttcttaaatatgttattttttgttcattttgaccaaaaaaatctttctaaaatccTTAGTCTACTAATAAGGATGTTTATGAATGATGGAAAAACATCCGTTGTGAATGGAAAATGTTGGACGgtaaaaaagtttaacataccgcaaatttttatatttacatttctacctcaaatattttcaaatgcatCTTCAATCCTAGGACAAAATGATATGATGCAAAAAGTcacttttattaaagaaatcatataaaatttttgggaaagcAAACTGTTGTTACTacgaattaaattaaatatcgatATACAAATTAGCTATCCTTATGTCATAACTGTGTGATGAATCAGGCCGTTTTTACTTGGGATagttataactaataattataaccGTTCCTCCTTATGGAATATTTACGATTGAGTCAGCATTATTTCCCCATGATGAAATCTGTTTCGAAGGGTATTGAATGTATGAGAACTAGTgatgtgtcggtccttatttatgacCGTGGTCCGCTTCAGTTCTTAAAGAAGGTAATATTTATCCCTTGTGAAGTAATTTAGGTTTTTTccccttattttaaatatatataatcgaaTAGATTATAAACCgaagtaaaaatatcatttgttttataatgcattttaatggaaaaattaatgttttttttttggaaatgtgcaattttattgatatatatcttATTAGTGTAAATAAATCATCGATactattatgaaaatttttaagGGCCGATAGGAGATATCCTTTTAATGTACGTTATGTTTGGCCCACGTCTCAATCAGAGTTTTCACTACTCGGTATGTAAGCCCTGAAGTGCAAATCAATCAACTTTTCTATAATATTCAcatgcaatatttttgtaagatgtAGAAGCAAAGCTTGGGATCCCACAGTCACTTTTTACTCTCCTCTTTCTTCCTCAAATTCtcaataatatttctatgtACTCTTCATAATTCACTCGCGAGGCTTCaaataatcatttgatttattatttatttcagttCCCTTCTGTCAATTCGCTCATTCGCTGATTTAAAGgacttgaaataaataaatacggaAAAGTAATTTGAAGCAAGAATCATGCCTGGAATCTGCCCACGTTGCtccaaaaatgtatactttGCTGAAGAGAAACAAGCTGTTGGAAAGAGTTGGCACAAGCTCTGCTTTGTCTGTGGTgagttaaacaataataaaataacatgtttTACTATTCCTCTGTccccttaaattatttatactcaTTTCTATGTTGTATATACTTAAAAGTGTCTTATTGCAAATGTTTATACCATTCATACACATACATATTCGTAGTTTAGAACCtacaattttgtttatataagtaAAGATGAGCATTTTGCGAGGAAAACTTATTCTACTACTACTAAATGAATTAAGGCCCTTAATAACATCAGctccctgttatatgattttgaaggtggaaaatatatattaccccCATTGAAAGGAGAACcttcataattttaaacataagtGGTTAAGGGaaaatgttgtaaaataatatttaacacaTACGTATATTTGTTAtgcatttgaaataaataatgctAAAATTAGGCTGGAATTCATCATCCTGAGTAAGATAATAGCATCACACTCGCATGACGAAAAAAAGAACGATAACAGCAATTGTTATTGTTGTTAACTGTTATGTGTCTCTACTTTTAGCCCATCTAGACATTATATTAGTGATTAATTTGCTGTCGGCCCATATTTCGGACATAGTACTGCGATCCAGGCTAGTCCCACTTGTCGATTCTTAGAGAAggtaaaaattgtataataaagtaaCAACATCATagtatgtttgtattataatgaagaaaaaaattaataggatccgtcctaagactggactgaataaataaggacattatTAGCGATGGATGAAGTGTTGTCGACGCACTACTAATATTTGTAGGCTTGAGAGAAGGAGACATTGGCTCGTTCCCAATCCGGagcaggaaaaaaatatataaagaccTAGAAGAGCAATGTGTCCAGATAAATTGACAGCCTTCTTTTGTAATGCTTTTAAACAGCTTTAATCCAGTTTAATAGCggaatataagtatttaaaatatctacttAAATATCGTGTTTTATCTTTAATTCGTGATACAAATTTCAATACTATAGGATTGCATTTAGGTATTTaatgttttcttcttttctgttgCTCGCTCCTTTCATTCGGCAGACACTTTGACGTTGTGTTTCTTGGAGCAGGACTTATGTTGACTGTTGTCTAGTGTTCCGGCCTGCCAAAATCTTCATTTTGGAAGGGAAAGCTTgcatttgtacaatttttgaagTTGTGGGGGCGGAGTTTCTCTGCACTTTGTCCTCTATGCCATGTGATGAAATCGTATATGAGGCTTTGAAACGTAAAACTTTATTTCCTTCACTCTTTAGACAGTTGAGTTAATTTCTGTTGTGTCGTGAATTGCAGCTCCTAAGACTTTTAATAAAGCAacgtttaaataaataaaaagtgaggAAAATCCTTGCCTGATTGGTTGGGTGGGAATATAAGGAAGATTCTCTTCCACAAGTTTGGAATACTATTGAGGGAGATCGATCATCATGGTGCAACTCCCAGAAAACGATCTTAATTTCTATAACTTTATCGAGGATGGGAATGAGGTACCCCCTGAAGAGCAGCGGAATGGGAGCGCCATGCCCGATGAGGATGACTTTTACGAGTATTACGATACGATGGAAGTTCTGGGCAAGGGCCTTAGCTCCGTTGTGAGGCGCTGTGTGGAAAAATCGAGCGGAAAGCAGTATGCAGTGAAAATCATGGATGTCTCTGATGACAAGAATCTGGTGGATGCTGAGGGTCGATCGATTGAGGAGCAGGTGCAGCTTGAGATTAATGTTCTCAAGGTTGTGAGTAATCATGAATACATTGTGACTCTCCATCAAGTCTTTTGCTCCAGCCCTCactattttctcatttttgagcTTTGCACCAAGGGGGAGCTCTTTGATTTCCTCAATAACTCTGTCATTCTCTctgaaaaaaagtgtaaaatcaTCTTTAAGCAGATTCTCGAGGCCGTTGCACATTGTCATAAACTGGGAATTGTTCATCGGGATTTAAAGCCAGAAAACATTTTATTGGATGATAATAATATAGTGAAATTAACGGACTTTGGATTTGCACGAAAGATTAAGCATACGGATCGACTTTTTGAGACATGTGGAACACCTGGGTATTTGGCCCCTGAAGTCCTTATGGCGGGAATGGTGGATCGCAACAAATGCACTGGTTATAATATTGAAGTGGATGCCTGGGCATGTGGAGTCATCATGTATACCATGTGCGTGGGTAAACCGCCCTTTTACCATCGCAAGCAGCTCCTCATGATAAGATCCATTATGGAGggtaaatactcaaaaaattgttCAGAGTGGGACAATATAACGAATGAAACTAAGGATCTTATAGAGCGTCTCCTGACCGTCAATCCAAAGGATAGACTCACTATTGAAGAGGCCCTACAGCATGAATCCTTTGTGTCCaataaagttttgttatttaatgCGAAGAAATCTTTTAGGATCGCTATTCTTTGTGTCAGATTTTTAGTTAGATTTAAAAGAATTTGTTCCACTCCGGAGCAAGTCCCTGTTTCCACCATGAGGGAAGAGCCCTATGCTATTAAACTTATTAGAAAGGATATTGATGATAAGTCCTTCCACGTTTATAATCATTGGATATTGAACACTAACAAGGGACTTCTCTATCAACTATTACCCAAAAAACAGTGTCTTCGTCATCAAGTTATGATGTCAGACAAACACGCAGCTAAACAAATATCCTAATTGTCTGTGAAcgttttgaaatttaacttcatTGGATGGTTTGGATatttactttacttatttttaacttctattataattattgtatgttCTGtccccatatatatatttatatttttgttttgtttttctggtAGAGCCACTTTGTATCATTCATATTATAGGATTTTCCATCAAAACTTTGGTgttagaagaaaaagaatttcATTATTCACATATTCtgtttattgtataattatatcaaattacaaaaatacagaaGTTTAATTTGAGAGATTGCTGCCTTTTTACTTTGTGTATgaatggttttaattttttctaagataTTACCCTTTGATTTACCTTGAAACTCTTTGGAAAACAGGGAAATAttgttttgaatgtattttttatctatagcCAAGTGTAAGAAACTGTTGGACTCTGGAAGCATAACTGAACATGATGGAGACATGTTCTGCAACTCATGCTACCGTAAGAACTTTGGACCTAAGGGATACGGATTTGGAGGAGGTGCCGGAACACTGAGCATGGATGATGGCAAAGGATATTCAACAAATATGAACAAAGTAGATCATCAAGCAGAGGCTTATATTGCTCCTCGACGGGTGATGACTGAGGCCAATGGTAATTCTGTGAATAAAACTTCCGATGCTAAGCCTTTCAAGAAGCCAGTTCCCAAATGGGGAGGTGCTGAAATATGCCCTCGTTGTAATAGATCTGTAAGTTGAATTCATACTTTAGTAATGTggggaaattaatattttgaatgttcTATGTAGGTATTTATAGCTGAGTTGATGAGAGGTGCTGGAAAGGCCTGGCACAAGAGTTGCTTCActtgtaatatttgtaataagcGAGTGGACTCATCCAATTTGTGTGAACGTGATGGAGATATTTTCTGCAAAGGTATGTTGGATTTTCTTATCagttactaattaattattttggtttatttcttttattagcATGCTATGGCAAAAACTTTGGACCCAAAGGATTTGGTTTTGGATTGAGCGCGGGTAGCCAAAAGATTGAAACAGCAGCTACTGCCACATAATTATGCATTTTCCCTCCTTTCCAAACATAGCACATATGGGAGTCGAATCGTGAAAGTCaactttactttttaacttttttttcacatttatttCACTGCATTTCTGTGTACTATTATTATGGTTATGACCAATtggcatttatttattatgttattaattgTAGGTATATGCAACTCTGGGTACTCTGAATCAAGGTTTTCTTCGCATGGAATTATTGTTTATGTTGCATTTTTCTCCATTCCTAgacgagtttttttttatatatcttgaggagataaagttaagtaaataacaaaatattaaaaagattccCTCCCATTCAATTACTTATCGTATTcagttgttataattataactattgtagagaaaatcaattatgttttatatatatatatatatacataggtttcagatctttttttttatatgttgaaaCGGAATCCGCCCATTTGCTGTAAAAcaattgttattaataaataatttcctatgttggagaagaaaattaaagaagaaactTATGAGTTATACATaagtttaaatcaaaaagaattattcttgtttatatctattttgtgtggatttgtataatattttgttctgtaaattataacaaataaatagagttccttttttgtaattttgtccAAGAGTCTTTTAAATACACTTATCATTAACATATCCACGAGGATCTATATAAAGTTATGTTAGAACatatttggttttaaaatttatattgatagaTTAGCTTAACATTTGACGTGTTGAAAGATTAGCTTAGCTTATATAACATCTGTTCcacatttcattcaaataagggcgttttttcaatataattttattccagttacaattattatttcttggaCGAGTAAAATCTATTAATCAGAATCTTAACATGCTGAGACacatattaattaagtttaattcAAGTCGCAAGTTATAAGAAACTGCAACTCGAATCCAATTCGATTAttccttattttacattaaactGCGACTTCATACTCGAAATAGAACAAACATTGCACTGGAGAATTGATTCCTGGGCATCTCTTTTACCAAATCATCTGAATACTTAATGGGATCTAGTTTGTTTTTAATCCAATCTAATTCACATAACGAGAATTAGTTATTGATATTAGTAGATTAAATGTC includes:
- the LOC121114119 gene encoding cysteine and glycine-rich protein 1, which encodes MPGICPRCSKNVYFAEEKQAVGKSWHKLCFVCAKCKKLLDSGSITEHDGDMFCNSCYRKNFGPKGYGFGGGAGTLSMDDGKGYSTNMNKVDHQAEAYIAPRRVMTEANGNSVNKTSDAKPFKKPVPKWGGAEICPRCNRSVFIAELMRGAGKAWHKSCFTCNICNKRVDSSNLCERDGDIFCKACYGKNFGPKGFGFGLSAGSQKIETAATAT
- the PhKgamma gene encoding phosphorylase b kinase gamma catalytic chain, skeletal muscle/heart isoform translates to MVQLPENDLNFYNFIEDGNEVPPEEQRNGSAMPDEDDFYEYYDTMEVLGKGLSSVVRRCVEKSSGKQYAVKIMDVSDDKNLVDAEGRSIEEQVQLEINVLKVVSNHEYIVTLHQVFCSSPHYFLIFELCTKGELFDFLNNSVILSEKKCKIIFKQILEAVAHCHKLGIVHRDLKPENILLDDNNIVKLTDFGFARKIKHTDRLFETCGTPGYLAPEVLMAGMVDRNKCTGYNIEVDAWACGVIMYTMCVGKPPFYHRKQLLMIRSIMEGKYSKNCSEWDNITNETKDLIERLLTVNPKDRLTIEEALQHESFVSNKVLLFNAKKSFRIAILCVRFLVRFKRICSTPEQVPVSTMREEPYAIKLIRKDIDDKSFHVYNHWILNTNKGLLYQLLPKKQCLRHQVMMSDKHAAKQIS